A stretch of DNA from Candidatus Poribacteria bacterium:
TGATTAGCAGAAGTCCGAGCGCATAGTTTCTCGCGAGAACCGCGTATTCATAGACGACGAAGTAACCGAAACAGAAAAGGAATTTCTGGAGAAGGTTGAAAGGGGCGTAACGAACGAAAAGGTAAACGGTAACCCCCGCAATCAGGAGGTGGAACACCTGCATAATGACAGGCGAGTGTGTGATGCGGGTGAGTGGCATGAGACACAGATGCCACAACCCCGGGTGCCCCTCATATTTGAGATGTGAGAAAAGCTCGAAGACGGAGCCACTGTCACGGGCGAGGAGCCATGCCTGAATCTCGTCGCGCCACATTTCATGATGACTGGCGGTAAATGCGCTTACGCCAAGGAAAAGAAACGCCAATCCCAAAGCGTAGTGTTTATCCTTTATCTGCATCGGTCATCACCGTTCTTTGATTATCGGTTCACTGGATCGTGAGACTTGAAATCGGCAGCCATAAACCACCCGTACTCTTGGCAATGAACTTCTGAAACGGTTCATCGCGTCCGATAACATCTACCTTGATTTTAGCAGTTTTCATCTTTACCATCACATCTATTGAAGAGTACGCGCCGCTAACATATTCGTCTGTGACAAATATGAAATGGATCTCTGCGTCTTGACGGAATGTAACCTCATCGGCGGCTCGAATGAGTGCGTCCAAACCGTTCTCGTCTCCGCGGAATTTCAGTTGTGCCAATACCTTCTTAATCTGAGAAATTGAACGCATTTGAGGGATCACCTCAAAGTCCAAACCGAGTAAGCCATACCCTGTTCCAGCTCGGAAGGTAACGATGCCGATAGTGAAGTCGATATTCGCGTTGTCGAAGAGATCTGTCATAGAACTGAGATGCTCACGCACTGCGGCAACATCATTTTTCATACTCCCACTGCCATCAATAACAAACACGATGTCGACGAGATCAGTCCCTCGGTTTGCGACGATATGTTTTCCTACTTTGGTAAGTGCCAAATCGGGAAGCGTGAGTCCGCCAATATCGGAGGCGGGTTGCTCACGCGTCCCACCTAAAAAACCACGAGTGGCACCGCCAGCTTTTCCGTGACCTGATATACGTGAACCCAATCCACT
This window harbors:
- a CDS encoding VWA domain-containing protein, which encodes MKVLFRKNIPNALLISIGLHILLMMLLGTLYRQRLDWQPKPVTEFDIIKIRLRSSARPLKRLRHVPLQPSTVPENMQQMETVEVHPPAFQTAAAPVSHQDATIELQTPELAAALPGEQSYGKRLQAKPVSGSGSSGGGSGLGSRISGHGKAGGATRGFLGGTREQPASDIGGLTLPDLALTKVGKHIVANRGTDLVDIVFVIDGSGSMKNDVAAVREHLSSMTDLFDNANIDFTIGIVTFRAGTGYGLLGLDFEVIPQMRSISQIKKVLAQLKFRGDENGLDALIRAADEVTFRQDAEIHFIFVTDEYVSGAYSSIDVMVKMKTAKIKVDVIGRDEPFQKFIAKSTGGLWLPISSLTIQ